From a region of the Seleniivibrio woodruffii genome:
- a CDS encoding AraC family transcriptional regulator, with translation MKTDALKQISHIIDKYSDKEGVANTAIDCLHFYKVTTAGVRTASVYTPCVCFIVQGSKEMTLENEVYKYSELNYLAVSVELPATGCVVTAKPEKPYMCVQVDIDPIQISDIISKSGIEIVPETATDRGVFVGEMDEGITDSVLRLVKLLDSPQDAQFLAPLVTAELFYRLLTSPNGRRIAKLAVAGGNMQKIAEVIKNLKTNLSKSFSVEELAQMANMSQSTFHHHFKEVTAMSPLQFQKKLRLTEARRIMIAETADAASTAYRVGYESPSQFSREYSRMFGAPPAADAARMRAGLTA, from the coding sequence ATGAAAACTGATGCCCTGAAACAGATATCACATATAATTGACAAATACTCCGATAAAGAGGGAGTCGCAAACACAGCGATAGACTGCCTGCATTTTTATAAGGTTACCACAGCCGGAGTGCGGACGGCTTCGGTCTATACCCCATGTGTGTGCTTCATTGTGCAGGGGAGCAAGGAGATGACCCTTGAAAATGAGGTTTATAAATACTCCGAGCTGAACTATCTGGCCGTTTCCGTCGAACTCCCCGCAACAGGGTGCGTTGTTACGGCGAAACCGGAAAAACCTTATATGTGCGTTCAGGTGGACATAGACCCCATCCAGATAAGCGACATAATCAGCAAAAGCGGAATAGAGATTGTGCCGGAAACGGCAACCGACAGGGGCGTTTTTGTGGGGGAGATGGACGAAGGGATAACCGACAGCGTTCTGCGGCTGGTGAAACTTCTGGACAGCCCTCAGGATGCGCAGTTTCTGGCTCCTCTGGTCACTGCTGAGCTTTTCTACAGGCTTCTGACAAGTCCCAACGGACGCAGGATAGCCAAGCTGGCTGTTGCAGGCGGGAACATGCAGAAGATAGCCGAGGTCATCAAAAACCTAAAAACCAATCTGAGCAAATCATTTTCCGTTGAAGAGCTGGCGCAGATGGCAAACATGAGCCAATCCACATTTCATCATCACTTCAAAGAGGTCACCGCCATGAGTCCTTTACAGTTTCAGAAGAAGCTGAGGCTCACAGAGGCCAGACGGATAATGATAGCAGAGACTGCTGATGCCGCCAGCACGGCATACAGAGTGGGCTATGAAAGCCCTTCGCAGTTCAGCAGGGAATATTCAAGAATGTTCGGCGCACCGCCTGCGGCAGATGCGGCAAGGATGCGTGCGGGACTGACGGCATAA
- a CDS encoding SDR family NAD(P)-dependent oxidoreductase has product MITLITGGSRGLGKNMALTLADRGHDIILTYNSRKDEAEAVVAEILNKGRKAAALQLDVSKSATFQAFADDVKDALKGFDSETFDNLVNNAGIGINAPFTETTEEQFDLLVNIHLKAPVFLTQKLLPLIKDGGRIMNLSSGLARFCMPGYSVYGSLKAAVDTLTRYMAKELGARGISVVALAPGAIETDFGGGVVRDNEQVNKLIASMTALGRVGLPDDIGGAAAALLSPEARWINGMRIEASGGTLL; this is encoded by the coding sequence ATGATAACACTCATAACAGGCGGAAGCAGAGGGCTTGGAAAAAACATGGCGCTGACTCTGGCGGACAGAGGTCACGACATAATTCTGACTTATAACAGCAGAAAGGACGAGGCGGAAGCGGTTGTCGCTGAGATCCTGAATAAAGGAAGAAAGGCGGCGGCTTTGCAGCTGGACGTTTCAAAGAGCGCAACGTTTCAGGCGTTTGCGGATGATGTTAAAGATGCGCTTAAGGGGTTTGACAGTGAAACCTTCGACAATCTGGTGAACAACGCCGGAATAGGCATTAATGCACCGTTCACGGAGACCACGGAGGAGCAGTTCGACCTGCTGGTGAACATCCACCTGAAGGCACCTGTTTTTCTTACGCAGAAACTTCTGCCGCTGATAAAGGACGGAGGCAGGATAATGAACCTTTCGTCAGGTCTGGCAAGATTCTGTATGCCCGGCTACAGCGTATACGGAAGCCTTAAAGCCGCTGTGGATACCCTGACCAGATATATGGCGAAAGAACTGGGCGCAAGGGGCATCAGCGTTGTTGCTCTGGCTCCCGGAGCAATAGAGACGGATTTCGGCGGCGGGGTGGTTCGAGACAACGAACAGGTGAACAAACTCATAGCCTCAATGACCGCACTGGGCAGGGTCGGTCTGCCGGATGATATCGGCGGAGCGGCTGCGGCGTTGCTGTCACCGGAGGCTCGGTGGATCAACGGTATGCGGATCGAAGCATCCGGCGGCACACTGCTTTAA
- a CDS encoding heavy metal translocating P-type ATPase, with translation MSEKQACGCCCCPQKEEIQETVPAGGEQAVFRVQGLDCADCAAKVENIIKQMEGVLYARLSFASATLTVRHNTDPAKIIRAVKQAGYSAVPADVQTEEKQSWLKDRKTVGTITSGIFLAAGFLLGMAGNEATSNALYAAAMITGGWNVALSGLYSLKKRTMDTNFLMLIAAIGAGAIGEWSEGAAVVFLFSLGNALQAYTMDKTRRSIRSLMEKAPNEALVMRDGTEKILNVNEISIGDTILVKPGEKIAMDGEVVNGFSAVNQASITGESVPTEKQTGDTVYAGTLNTTGALTIRVSRPASDSTISRIMSMVEEAQAQKAPMQSLVDRFAAWYTPAVVVSAVLLTAVPVLVFGQSFDEWFYKALVLLVISCPCALVISTPVSIVSAIGNASRRGVLIKGGVFLEQMSRIRAIAFDKTGTLTSGRPVITDVHADRVSEKELLTLAASVERFSEHPLAHSIANSVERSELLPTENFEAIPGKGAKALVEGRTVYVGNKRLFGESAFAMDELEKQGKTVVYVGTDEGILGHIALADVLRDGSHEAVKALKESGIECVAMLTGDNRRAADMIASKLELDECFSELLPEDKTAALKPLADKYGRVAMVGDGVNDAPALALADIGIAMGAAGTDAALETADIALMSDDIGKLPYLMKLSRKTVAVIKQNITFSVAVKALFIAGTFAGITNLWLAVFADTGASILVTLNGMRLIKEIK, from the coding sequence GAACAGGCTGTGTTCCGTGTTCAGGGACTTGACTGTGCCGACTGCGCCGCAAAGGTCGAGAACATCATAAAACAGATGGAGGGTGTGCTCTATGCACGTCTGAGCTTTGCCTCGGCAACACTCACCGTCCGCCACAACACCGACCCCGCAAAGATAATCCGTGCCGTTAAGCAGGCGGGCTATTCCGCAGTTCCCGCCGATGTTCAGACAGAAGAGAAGCAATCGTGGCTGAAAGACAGAAAAACTGTCGGAACCATAACATCGGGAATTTTTCTCGCAGCGGGTTTTCTGCTGGGTATGGCAGGAAACGAAGCAACATCCAATGCACTCTATGCGGCGGCCATGATAACCGGCGGCTGGAATGTTGCTCTCAGCGGACTTTACAGCCTGAAAAAGAGAACGATGGACACCAATTTTCTGATGCTCATTGCGGCCATAGGCGCAGGAGCCATCGGCGAGTGGAGCGAAGGTGCCGCCGTTGTTTTCCTTTTTTCGCTGGGCAACGCACTTCAGGCATACACAATGGACAAGACCAGAAGATCCATCCGCTCGCTCATGGAAAAAGCACCTAATGAGGCTCTGGTCATGCGGGATGGAACTGAAAAGATACTCAATGTAAATGAAATATCCATCGGAGATACCATCCTCGTTAAACCCGGGGAGAAGATAGCCATGGACGGCGAAGTGGTGAACGGGTTTTCCGCTGTAAATCAGGCCTCCATAACAGGAGAGTCCGTACCCACCGAAAAACAGACGGGGGACACGGTTTACGCCGGAACGCTCAACACCACAGGCGCACTGACCATAAGAGTCAGCAGACCCGCATCGGACTCCACAATCAGCCGTATCATGAGTATGGTTGAGGAGGCACAGGCACAGAAAGCACCCATGCAGTCGCTGGTGGACAGATTCGCCGCATGGTATACCCCTGCGGTGGTGGTCTCCGCTGTACTTCTGACCGCAGTTCCCGTTCTGGTATTCGGTCAGAGTTTCGATGAATGGTTTTACAAGGCACTGGTGCTTCTGGTGATCTCGTGCCCCTGTGCACTGGTGATATCCACCCCTGTGTCGATTGTTTCTGCCATAGGCAACGCATCCAGAAGGGGTGTGCTTATCAAGGGCGGAGTGTTCCTTGAGCAGATGAGCAGAATCAGAGCCATAGCTTTCGATAAAACCGGAACGCTGACATCTGGCAGACCCGTCATTACCGACGTTCACGCAGACAGGGTTTCAGAAAAGGAACTTCTGACACTGGCGGCATCGGTCGAGAGATTCTCCGAGCATCCTCTGGCTCATTCCATAGCAAACTCTGTGGAAAGATCAGAACTTCTGCCAACTGAAAATTTTGAAGCGATACCTGGCAAAGGAGCGAAAGCCTTAGTTGAAGGCAGAACAGTCTATGTGGGTAACAAAAGGCTGTTCGGTGAATCGGCATTTGCCATGGATGAGCTTGAAAAGCAGGGCAAGACAGTTGTTTATGTGGGTACTGACGAAGGTATTCTGGGACACATCGCCCTTGCGGACGTTCTGCGGGACGGAAGCCATGAGGCTGTGAAAGCTCTGAAAGAGAGCGGGATTGAATGTGTTGCCATGCTCACCGGAGACAACAGGCGTGCGGCGGATATGATAGCCTCCAAACTGGAGCTGGATGAGTGTTTCAGCGAGCTTCTGCCGGAAGACAAAACAGCGGCACTGAAACCTCTTGCCGATAAATACGGACGTGTGGCCATGGTTGGTGACGGGGTGAACGATGCCCCTGCCCTCGCACTGGCGGATATAGGCATTGCCATGGGTGCGGCAGGAACTGATGCCGCTCTGGAAACAGCGGACATAGCCCTTATGTCGGACGACATAGGCAAACTGCCCTATCTTATGAAACTGAGCCGCAAGACCGTGGCGGTCATAAAGCAGAACATAACATTCTCGGTTGCCGTTAAGGCTCTGTTCATCGCAGGCACATTCGCAGGGATAACCAACCTCTGGCTGGCAGTGTTTGCAGACACCGGAGCTTCAATTCTCGTTACGCTGAACGGGATGAGGCTGATAAAAGAGATTAAATAA